ggaaccattactctaccatttgtctcCTCTTTCTTACAAATTGTTGATTTATTCACAAAAATGCATCACATTAAACAttttcgttttttagttgacaaactctcgatgctccttGTTAATGCATCATGAGTTTGATGGGAGTTGttatataatgttattatatattagtagtaaggttATTTTAGATGTTTCTATTCTgttgtatatatactcattgtagcTCTATTAACTCAAACTTGAttcatttgtttataaaattctAGCCAATGgttctttctcttcttcctcttcttcctcttctatGTTTATGTTAGATTATAATTGTTATGTATTggcatgtaaattttttatactatcaacataTCATAACCATTCATAGACATGACTTTAGAGTAGTTatgataaaagttaaatttctataataatataacaaaagTGATTGATTAGTggaaaaaagttaatttttctcaatttgaaaagaagaaaaaaactctcatcccaaaaagaaaaagagaaagaaagaaaaagtataTCAAACAATATTAACGAAAAAGTTAAAAGATAAACACtttcaaatcataataatacaaatgaaggaaaaataattaatgatagtCTTAGAGAGGGTGAGTAGTTCAACTATTTGAATTAAGGGATTGAAAGAGTTGATGGTAAGAGGGTCAAGATTCACACCCACTAAAGGATAAGATAAGAACATAATATATTAACATACTAacattttcttatttaaaaaaaattatattataaaactcTTAATTTCTACCAGgaaaatttattgataaaaatagtttaaaacaATATAACAAAAGAgaacataaaaaatagagagaacAGACAACAAGAGGAGACAATAGTATAGAAAGAATAAATGTGtgtgttaaaatataaatatcgaAAAAATATGCAATCCAAAAAGAATATTTCAGTATATATATGAAGGTAGATATAATAtgtgaaaatgaaataaaaggaATTGAATATTGAAAACCACAAAAAATGAATggcaaatgaaaaaatatattactaaaaaaaaagtagaaataaagaagtaaataaatatcttggaattgtactaaaaaaagtaaaaacaaagaaataaattaatattatgatattgtgtcaaataaataaaagcagAAATTAATACAAATACTTAGAATAATAAAGTATAAAATTTacgaaaaaattgaaacaaaaagacaattaaatattttagtgtTGTGAAAAGTaataaatgtataaattaatataaatagttagaataataaaatatatctataagATCTTAGCtcaattagtaaaattaaaagtttaaattttattttgataataattattttatagaaaataaaaaatagaattttgaagaatatgttacatagataattttttttttaaataaataaaaatttgagaaattatgagaaaataacatgtgatacaaatatatatatatacatatatagcGTAGTAGTACGCCTCACACgaaattttatatatgtttatttcataagataatttataaaatcaaattattttgatttaaatttataattttgaaaaaaatataataaattagatactattaagtttaattaaataattttaatttttggtgtaattagctttttttttttttttatattcttgatatttaaaaaattaattgtgtcTTTGTAATTTAAATATCACTCTCTTGTTGtatcacaaaatttatttaaagatattttaccTTTAACATCTCTAAAGTAGAAAATTCAAATTCTTATTTGAGATACACTTTaagtttcaaataatttattttagttaatctttttatttcaatctttaaaaaaaaaaatacatattacttTTAATCTGAAGTACCTAATACTTTAAAACTCAATAAATGTTGTGAAGGAATTTTTTGCTTTGACTTTTTCAAAAGATAGTTTAGGGGACCCAAATATATATCTCCCCTATATTTAATTGTGGAGATTTTTTTGGATATATCTCAAgtaaatatgaattaaatctatGAATTAAATGCTAATGATAATGTAAtggtttaaaatatatttttaatctatttgtcttataaaaaataaatatctaatttttaaattccaaaaatcaatttatgatctttattaattaatttttgtgattttaataaaatctataattttttattatttaatattctcGGTAAATATGTGATGCTTATTGATATTTGTGATTTAATActaatatatatgtaattattattgtaattaattttatttatatttaaaatattaattttttttataaatattttatctaaatatcttaaaatattaaattattgttgaataaaataaataaatttgaattattttattttaatatttaaaattttaaaactttaattttaaataaaataaacttattttaaattttttagtatacaaagaaaataaatattaaatagtattaaaaatgtaatattcaaattttaaaataaaataaataaattttgaatatatttatatataactaaaattaataacaatagtAAAATATCATGTcactttaaaaaagttaatgaatataaaaaagattcaatatttattaattggatgaaaatttaattttaaaaataaaaagatacaaagttatttttacaaaatagagaataaaaattgtatttaagtttatattaattttaatggaAGGGAAATATCGTATAGAAACCgaccttcttcttccttcttcctaAAGACGCCGCCGGCATTAGGGTTTTTCACAGAAATCTTCTTCCTTGCAGCAATTCACCTTACACAATCAATAATAACTAATGGAAGAAGGAACTTCCGATAACGATAGACACAAAATCCGCAACATATGCATCCTAGCACACGTAGACCACGGCAAAACAACGCTGGCGGACCAACTCATCGCAACCGCCGGCGGCGGCATGGTTCATCCAAAAGTAGCCGGACGAGTCCGCTTCATGGATTACCTCGACGAAGAACAGCGTCGAGCCATAACAATGAAGAGTTCTTCAATTTCCCTTCACTATAATCACTACACCGTTAACCTAATTGATTCCCCTGGACACATCGATTTCTGCGGCGAGGTTTCCACGGCGGCGCGTCTCTCCGACGGTGCACTTCTATTAGTTGACGCTGTTGAAGGTGTTCATATTCAAACTCACGCTGTTCTTCGTCAATGCTGGATCGAACGTCTTTCCCCTTGTCTTGTTCTTAATAAGATTGATAGGTTAATCACTGAATTGAAACTTACACCTTTTGAAGCTTATACACGTTTGTTGAGGATTGTTCATGAGGTTAATGGTATTGTTAGTGCTTATAACTCGCAGAAATATCTTTCAGATGTTGATTCTCTTCTCGCTGGCGGGACTGCCGCTGGTGGTGAGGTTATGGAGGATTATGATGATGTTGAAGATGTTTTTCAGCCTCAGAAAGGGAATGTAGTTTTTGCTTGTGCTTTAGATGGTTGGGGTTTTGGAATTCATGAATTTGCTGAAATTTATGCTTCAAAGCTTGGGGCTAGTGTTAGTGCATTACAGAAGGCTTTGTGGGGTCCACGGTATTTTAATCCGAAGACGAAGATGATTGTTGGGAAAAAAGGGATTGGTGGTGGTGGGAAGGCTAAACCTATGTTTGTTCAGTTTGTGTTGGAGCCTTTGTGGCAGGTTTATCAGGGTGCACTTGAAGGTGATAAAGGGTTAATTGAGAAGGTTATTAGGTCTTTTAATTTGCAGGTTCCGGCGCGAGAGTTGATGAATAAGGATGCTAAGGTTGTGCTTCAATCTGTTATGAGCCGTTGGCTTCCACTTTCGGATGCTATTTTGTCGATGGTGGTTAAGTGTTTGCCTGATCCTGTGGCTGCACAGGGTTCTCGGATATCACGGTTGATTCCGCAGTGTGAGGTTACTGCTGAGAATGAGATTGATAAGAGGGTGGTGGAAGAGGCTGAGGTTGTGAGGAGGTCGGTGGAAAGGTGTGATTGGAGGGATGAGGCTCCTTGTGTTGCGTTTGTGGCGAAGATGTTTGCACTTCCTGTTAGAATGCTTCCTCCTCCTCAAGTGGGGGAGGTTGTAGGGAGTTTTGGTGAGGAAGGAGATGGTGAATCTGATGAGTGTTTTTTGGCATTTGCTAGGATATTTAGTGGTGTTTTGTCGGTTGGACAGAGAGTTTTTGTGCTTTCTGCTTTGTATGATCCATTGAAGGGGGAATCGATGCAAAAACATATTCAGGAAGCTGAATTGAAATCCATGTATTTGATGATGGGACAAGGGTTGAAAGTAGTGAAATCTGCGAAAGCAGGAGATGTTGTCGCTATCCGAGGCCTTGGTCAGCATATATTAAAAAGTGCAACCCTTTCTTCAACCAGGAACTGTTGGCCTTTTTCGAGTATGGCATTTCAAGTTGCACCGATTTTGAGGGTTGCAATTGAGCCATCTGACCCTGCAGATATGGGTTCACTGCTCAAAGGCTTGAGGCTTTTGAATCGAGCAGATCCGTTTGTTGAGGTCACGGTTTCTGCTAGAGGAGAGCACGTTCTTGCTGCGGCTGGTGAAGTTCATCTTGAGAGATGCATAAAGGATTTGAAGGACAGGTTTGCTAAAGTAAGCTTGGAGGTTTCTCCACCCCTTGTGTCCTACAAAGAGACCATTGAAGGAGAGGTATCCAACATGttggaaaaattgaaaattcttAGCAGGAACTTAGATTATGTCGAGAAAACGACACCCAATGGAAGATGTGTTGTACGAGTGCAGGTAATGAAACTTCTACCTTCTTTGACAAAGGTGCTCGACGAAAGCGCTGATTTACTTGGAGATATCGTTGGAGTAAATTCAGCGCAGACAGTTAAAAGTTTAGAAACTCAGAGAACAAATATTCTTGAAGAAAATGAGAATCCGGCTGAAGTGCTTAAAAAACGTATAATGGATGCCATCGAGAGCGATGTCTTGGATAGGAATGAGAATGATGAAGACCATGCTGAGAAATGTAGATTGAAGTGGTTAAAGCTTTTGAGGAGGATATGGGCACTTGGACCAAGCTACATCGGTGCTAACGTTCTCTTCACTCCTGATATTAAAGCCGAAAGTACCGATGGCTCTGTTCTAATACGTGGTTCTTCTCAACTATCTGAAAAATTGGGTTTCATGGCTGATTCCAGTGGCAGTAACTTGGTTGCAGATACATCTTCAAATGAGAGCCAAGTGTTGTACATGGATGCTGCACGTCTCGAAAGTAATGTTATAACTGGGTTTCAACTAGCCACTTCAGCTGGACCTTTATGTGATGAACCTATGTGGGGTTTAGCATTTGTGATCGAGGCACGCATAACTCCATCTTCAGGGCAATATGATGAATTTGAAACGCACCAACAATCTGACCAGTATGGCATCTTTGCAGGGCAGGTTATTGCAACTGTCAAAGATGCTTGTAGGGCAGCTGTGCTAAAGAATAAACCAAGGCTTGTGGAAGCAATGTACTTTTGTGAATTGAATACTCCTACTGAGTATTTAGGTCCCATGTATGGTGTACTTTCTCGAAGACGAGCTCGGATTTTGAAGGAAGAGATGCAGGAAGGTTCGCCTTTCTTCACTGTGCATGCATATGTTCCTGTTTCTGAGAGCTTTGGTTTTACTGATGAGCTTAGAAGTCGGACTTCTGGTGCTGCAAGTGCACTACTTGTGCTAAGCCATTGGGAAGCACTACTTGAGGATCCTTTTTTTGTACCTAAAACAGAAGAAGAAATTGAAGAGTTTGGAGATGGTTCCAGTGTTCTTCCAAATACAGCAAGAAAGTTGATTGACACAGTCAGACGGCGCAAGGGTCTTCCTGTGGAGGAAAAGGTAGTACAACATGGAACAAAGCAAAGGACACTCGCTCGCAAAGTTTGATCTTTCTTGTTACTGTTGTTGTGTCCCTTGCTGTGAAGCCGAACATGTAATTTTTGAATGTAACTTATATAGTACACTTCATAAGCATACACAGTATCGTTAAGTTAGGAACAATTTTTTCAGCCTGAGTTTATTTTACATatcaatatcatcaatgaaGTTTTGACACATACAATCAAGTTTGTTAAGATATTTTGCAAATGTACTTCCGATAATAATTCAGTTTTTGCCGGACCATCCACTCTTAGtgtcaaattttttgtttttagtgtTGATATTGGGGAAGAAGATAATTGCTGTTGTAAGTTTTTTAAGATGCCCTCAAGTAGCTTGTGCATGGGAAAACATTGTATTGTTCTGTATCAAAATGGACATTAGAAGAATTACTTCTTTTGCAAGGTTTAGTTTGGAGTGTTCTTTAAACATGATGAGCACCGATTGTTACTTTGTGAACTTAatctaatttttcttctttcGTTGACTGTGATGGTACCTTTTATTttaaggaaaaggaaaaaaaaaaatggaccctTTATGCTAAGTATATTCAACTATAATGCCCAAAAGAGGTCTAATAGTAGTTGAGTGGGAGTGGGCGTAAAGGCTGTGAACGAATCGGCTGTTGCAAAAAAGAAGACACTGAATCGGCTGTTACAAAAAAGAAGACACCGTCTTTCGCTAATATACTTTTACTTTTTCTCTTTCCATTGCTTTTGTTTTTTCCGCCCCTCCAATATCCTTATATTCTAGTGATTTTACTTCGAGTTTGGTTGTGTTATGGTTATTAATTTCATCTTATAACTACAGAGAAAATTGTGTGATTTGTTACTCTATTTGGTGAGATGCATATCACTGATTTTATGTGAAGAGTTGGAAGTGTAGTTTGAGTTCTCTATTCATCTTGAATATTGTTACTTTAACTTTCTTTCTTAGAGGTTAGAGGATATGTAGCACCGACACTTCTGATCAAAAACGTGTTCGGATTCTATGTGAGACACGTGTCGGTGTCAGATacattgattacattcaattgattcatttttttaaattattacctATGTTGATGTGTCAATGTTGTATCCAATGTTAGTATCATCATTCATGCTTCATAGGGTACCCTAACTTCTAAATGAAGCAACATGGGTTGCCCGTTAAAATGTCAGGGCAAAATCCTGGCAACTCGACAATGCAAATCAACTTTTATGGGTTCATGTTTGTCCATATAAAGCTTTGGTTTGTTGCATATTATGCATTGTTCTTGAAAATTGTTATTGGGGGTGATTCAAGATCTTCAGAAGCATTCTCCTATGAAACAATATTcatcaaaaatacaaattgcTGCTTCTGTGGAAGAAGTTAAGAAAGATTTAAAATTGCATCCTTGGTGTGTCTGCATTGGGGGTTATTACAAGGAGGGCATGTCCTTGATCCAAAAAGATCTCTGCCAGcttaatttgtatttattatattttctttcttaataTTGAGGTATCAACATCATAAATTAACATCACATTTTGAGCAGTGACCTGAAATAGCAGCACATGAGTTTGTTCAAGGCACATATCAAAACCCTTTTAGTGAAATGAGTTTTTCTGCATGCTAGAAATTGTTCTTTGAAGATTCAAAGAATTCTTGGTAATGCATGAATTTGACATAACAAAATTCTATTATCACTTGGTTTGTACTCTGTTATTGTCTTACTTTTTTGTTGTCTGTTCCCATTTGGTTGGCTTAGCTAATAACTATAATTGGTACATCAAATACACATATTTGTTTACTGTACAACTATTTCTGGCAGAAAACTCTGACAATGCTGATGAAGGGCTCAGAGAATAAAGGGAACGCTCTATTCAAACTTGAAAAAATTGCTAAGTAAAATAGGGGACCTCATTGGGACATTGAAAAATGTAAGGATGCAACTATATCTATGCTTGGGACCTATGCAGTTTGTGGATGgtaaataaatacaatgttcTATTTAGCATTCAAGGTTTTGTTTGGAAGGGTGACTTTTGTATATTAATGAATCATACGGGATGAATAATAGACACCTATTGAAAAGGTGTTTGGTGTCAGACATGTGTTGTCGTCCACTGTTTACAATCTTAACTCAGTCAATTCATATTCCAAATAGCATAATctatttgtttaataaatttcCCAAAATAGACTTTCTAGGCTCCAATAGCTGCAAAATACATTTCGGCTCaacaaacttataaaaaaagatcctcgatcaaagaggtctactaaaataaatatgattgaaACTTGAATCTACTAACAGATTGCTACTCAGCTGCATGTGAATCTAAAAAGATAAACAACATGAAgcggtaagtcacaaagacttagtgaggagacaacaaccaccatcaactagaaagaaaacacaaaaaggtacgaataattgttttacaatcttgtgttgggaaaaatagcataagttcaaaagaattaagacacaatcacaacacaagaatataacgtggaaactccaaaccggagaaaaaaccacggccgctgcctaaactggcaaccagagaattaacactatgtgaaaattgttacaacacatagacttctctcactcacaccagACACtccagtacaaccacactcttacaaagcaaatatttaaactaagtcagatacaagcttaaagtgctattgctgactggtgcatttgaaaacaaaggaccaaaacccaatatatagcattggccttctccttattctcccacactaaaggatgtgtaacttgcaatcaaccccaacaatctccaccttgattgtaagagttacacttccgcttccattgtcttaccgacaatcatactccaccatcaaaagtacacttcacttggaactaaaccatcccaagaattttctccacttggaactaaaccattccaagaattttctcatgtcgaaacctagctgaaatttatggtgcaactcccatgttggcttccaggaagttcttcagccatcgacacatcaccacacaccttgcatcaatgccaaccaatgcccgtgtgctgttctgaatccgctagcaataacttgtccttttcatggtatagcggaaataccataaggacaaactttatcttc
The genomic region above belongs to Cicer arietinum cultivar CDC Frontier isolate Library 1 chromosome 4, Cicar.CDCFrontier_v2.0, whole genome shotgun sequence and contains:
- the LOC101498272 gene encoding uncharacterized protein: MEEGTSDNDRHKIRNICILAHVDHGKTTLADQLIATAGGGMVHPKVAGRVRFMDYLDEEQRRAITMKSSSISLHYNHYTVNLIDSPGHIDFCGEVSTAARLSDGALLLVDAVEGVHIQTHAVLRQCWIERLSPCLVLNKIDRLITELKLTPFEAYTRLLRIVHEVNGIVSAYNSQKYLSDVDSLLAGGTAAGGEVMEDYDDVEDVFQPQKGNVVFACALDGWGFGIHEFAEIYASKLGASVSALQKALWGPRYFNPKTKMIVGKKGIGGGGKAKPMFVQFVLEPLWQVYQGALEGDKGLIEKVIRSFNLQVPARELMNKDAKVVLQSVMSRWLPLSDAILSMVVKCLPDPVAAQGSRISRLIPQCEVTAENEIDKRVVEEAEVVRRSVERCDWRDEAPCVAFVAKMFALPVRMLPPPQVGEVVGSFGEEGDGESDECFLAFARIFSGVLSVGQRVFVLSALYDPLKGESMQKHIQEAELKSMYLMMGQGLKVVKSAKAGDVVAIRGLGQHILKSATLSSTRNCWPFSSMAFQVAPILRVAIEPSDPADMGSLLKGLRLLNRADPFVEVTVSARGEHVLAAAGEVHLERCIKDLKDRFAKVSLEVSPPLVSYKETIEGEVSNMLEKLKILSRNLDYVEKTTPNGRCVVRVQVMKLLPSLTKVLDESADLLGDIVGVNSAQTVKSLETQRTNILEENENPAEVLKKRIMDAIESDVLDRNENDEDHAEKCRLKWLKLLRRIWALGPSYIGANVLFTPDIKAESTDGSVLIRGSSQLSEKLGFMADSSGSNLVADTSSNESQVLYMDAARLESNVITGFQLATSAGPLCDEPMWGLAFVIEARITPSSGQYDEFETHQQSDQYGIFAGQVIATVKDACRAAVLKNKPRLVEAMYFCELNTPTEYLGPMYGVLSRRRARILKEEMQEGSPFFTVHAYVPVSESFGFTDELRSRTSGAASALLVLSHWEALLEDPFFVPKTEEEIEEFGDGSSVLPNTARKLIDTVRRRKGLPVEEKVVQHGTKQRTLARKV